The following proteins are co-located in the Microvirga ossetica genome:
- a CDS encoding TerC family protein encodes MSELLTTEALSAFLQVIMIDLVLAGDNAVVIGLAAAGLPKEQRNKAILIGIIAATVLRIVFALLTTQLLQIVGLLLAGGILLLWVCWKMWRELRAGHAEKDLEAEEALEDRDLDGDGLIAEHAPRKTFAQAAWQIVVADVSMSLDNVLAVAGAAQDHPVILVFGLGLSIALMGIAASFIARLLQKHHWIAYVGLAVILYVAVEMIYRGALEVWPILP; translated from the coding sequence ATGAGTGAGCTTCTGACCACCGAGGCCCTCTCGGCCTTTCTCCAGGTGATCATGATCGACCTGGTGCTGGCCGGCGACAACGCCGTCGTGATCGGCCTCGCGGCGGCCGGACTGCCGAAGGAGCAACGCAACAAGGCGATCCTGATCGGCATCATCGCCGCCACGGTGTTGCGCATCGTGTTCGCGCTCCTCACCACCCAGCTTCTCCAGATCGTTGGTCTGCTCCTCGCCGGCGGCATCCTGCTGCTGTGGGTGTGCTGGAAGATGTGGCGCGAGCTGCGGGCGGGCCATGCCGAGAAGGACCTCGAAGCCGAGGAGGCCTTGGAGGATCGTGACCTCGACGGGGACGGGCTGATCGCCGAACATGCCCCGCGCAAGACCTTCGCCCAGGCGGCCTGGCAGATCGTGGTCGCCGACGTGTCGATGTCGCTGGACAACGTGTTGGCCGTGGCGGGCGCCGCGCAGGACCACCCGGTCATCCTTGTCTTCGGCCTTGGCCTATCGATCGCCCTGATGGGCATTGCTGCCAGCTTCATCGCCCGGCTGCTCCAGAAGCACCACTGGATCGCCTATGTGGGCCTCGCCGTCATTCTCTACGTGGCCGTCGAGATGATCTACCGCGGGGCGTTGGAAGTCTGGCCAATACTGCCGTGA
- a CDS encoding CoA-binding protein has product MFKQGVGSFKYHVGISSLDQIATRDDRVCVLNILGGESSDVTPVGHAYSGGNVVFGTSPGRSGQVLETPVGTVPVYNNVREGLEAGHRFNCGVIYLPPSGARDGVAELIRVNPDLRKIFIVTEKLSVHDSREIRALGQQNGIDIFGGNSLGVADAWNQVRIGGALGGDSPAEALRKGSIAIFSNSGNFTTTIATYLRMAGWGTTTLISSGKDVYIHYAAPEFAFALANDARTKAAVLYAEPGGFYELDATFTKPVVACVVGRWKSKLTRAVGHAGAMAGGNDDAEAKEQWFMAKFGVDDIFTPENPVFSPRGAVVANIAHIPQALTAVMQANAARPDFEPEGNLALKPWFGSSQGIVLPPELDLPVVAAANPYDRQIEHLNRQIGAVFPRQAMKDASGASQMDAKTQITALHGTSMLDAAQFPLESNICLSLLRGPGSENDRRLINAAVGAEINLFGTPALAAAQAAREGGNAPNTVLAAACSILGPRYAQQARQAVRSLVEGFTAAGLRSAVDEEFDLSLVQFDGTASLFVSDRPDAKAEALLHGLQTRGVKSVFVRYLRTLNGHPTADAVLAAAAATLAWEPLMRKRISLLTVETLPWWLRLFGVLIGASADAGRHQEDAFCGIPKEEIVSSRSLTEIAFAALIGTEPTPDNLFAFQTLVGLLLSNGPGTISAQGAKGAVSADGPETPERVQLNKALVGFLTHSGYAHGGNGYEGIAFLIEQFQDIDLADPGDPDHGIDLSALAHRYAAEYATYKADRKTTGSLDIRKIPGVNHPVFKDKPVNHDPREVFVRELFGRREEYNVFHEYYQELVRALYETGVSRTVYCVNIDAVIAALLLKMLWQPYRDGDLTKEALETSAFTIFLYARMLGCASEIDDHLNRGRNMDTRTAASKCQYVS; this is encoded by the coding sequence ATGTTCAAGCAGGGCGTCGGCAGTTTCAAGTACCACGTGGGCATCAGCTCGCTCGACCAGATCGCCACCCGCGATGATCGGGTCTGTGTTCTCAACATCCTGGGCGGCGAGTCGAGTGACGTCACTCCCGTCGGGCACGCCTACTCTGGCGGCAACGTGGTGTTCGGCACCTCGCCAGGCCGCAGTGGCCAGGTCCTGGAAACGCCGGTAGGCACTGTCCCGGTCTACAACAATGTCCGAGAGGGCCTCGAGGCGGGGCACCGCTTCAACTGTGGTGTGATCTACCTGCCGCCGTCCGGCGCCCGGGACGGCGTCGCCGAGCTGATCCGGGTCAATCCCGATCTCAGGAAGATCTTCATCGTCACCGAGAAGCTGTCCGTGCACGACTCGCGCGAGATCCGCGCCCTGGGGCAGCAGAACGGGATCGACATCTTCGGCGGCAACAGCCTCGGTGTGGCCGACGCCTGGAACCAGGTCCGCATCGGCGGAGCTCTTGGCGGTGATAGTCCGGCCGAGGCCCTGCGCAAGGGCTCGATCGCGATCTTCTCGAACTCCGGCAACTTCACCACGACCATTGCCACGTATCTCCGCATGGCCGGCTGGGGCACGACCACGCTGATCTCGAGCGGCAAGGACGTCTACATCCACTACGCCGCCCCCGAGTTCGCCTTCGCGCTCGCCAATGACGCCCGCACCAAGGCCGCCGTCCTCTATGCTGAGCCTGGCGGTTTCTACGAGCTCGATGCCACCTTCACCAAGCCGGTGGTGGCCTGCGTGGTCGGGCGCTGGAAGTCGAAGCTGACCCGCGCGGTCGGTCACGCCGGCGCGATGGCCGGCGGCAACGACGATGCCGAGGCCAAGGAACAGTGGTTCATGGCCAAGTTCGGGGTTGACGATATCTTCACGCCGGAAAACCCGGTCTTCTCGCCCCGGGGTGCTGTGGTCGCCAACATCGCCCATATCCCGCAGGCCCTCACCGCGGTGATGCAGGCCAATGCGGCCCGTCCGGACTTCGAGCCCGAAGGGAACCTTGCCCTCAAGCCCTGGTTCGGCTCGAGCCAGGGCATCGTGCTTCCGCCCGAACTCGACCTGCCGGTGGTCGCTGCTGCCAACCCGTACGACAGGCAGATCGAGCACCTGAACCGGCAGATCGGGGCGGTGTTTCCGCGTCAGGCGATGAAGGATGCGTCGGGTGCCTCGCAGATGGATGCCAAGACCCAGATCACAGCCCTGCATGGCACATCCATGCTCGATGCGGCGCAGTTCCCGCTGGAGTCGAACATCTGTCTGTCGCTGCTGCGGGGACCAGGCAGCGAGAACGACCGGAGGCTGATCAATGCCGCCGTCGGGGCGGAGATCAACCTGTTCGGCACGCCGGCCCTGGCGGCGGCCCAGGCGGCGCGGGAGGGCGGCAATGCGCCCAACACGGTTCTGGCGGCGGCGTGCAGCATCCTGGGTCCACGATATGCGCAGCAGGCACGCCAGGCCGTGCGGTCACTCGTGGAAGGCTTTACGGCAGCCGGATTGCGGAGCGCCGTTGATGAGGAGTTCGACCTGAGCCTGGTGCAGTTCGACGGCACCGCAAGCCTGTTCGTGTCCGATCGGCCTGACGCGAAGGCGGAAGCCCTGTTGCACGGATTGCAGACCCGGGGCGTGAAGTCGGTATTCGTGCGCTATCTGCGCACCCTCAACGGCCACCCGACCGCCGATGCCGTCCTGGCCGCGGCGGCGGCGACACTGGCGTGGGAGCCCCTGATGCGCAAGCGCATCTCATTGCTGACGGTGGAGACCTTGCCCTGGTGGCTTCGTCTCTTTGGGGTGCTGATCGGCGCATCGGCCGATGCCGGCCGGCACCAGGAGGATGCCTTCTGCGGCATCCCCAAGGAGGAGATTGTCAGCTCGCGGTCCCTGACTGAGATTGCCTTCGCCGCCCTGATCGGCACCGAACCCACTCCAGACAACCTGTTTGCGTTCCAGACCCTCGTGGGCCTGCTGCTCTCGAACGGACCGGGCACAATCTCGGCTCAGGGCGCCAAGGGCGCCGTCTCGGCCGACGGCCCTGAGACGCCCGAGCGGGTGCAGCTCAACAAGGCGCTGGTCGGCTTCCTGACCCATTCCGGTTACGCCCATGGCGGCAACGGCTACGAAGGCATCGCCTTCCTGATCGAGCAGTTCCAGGACATCGATCTGGCCGATCCGGGTGATCCGGATCATGGCATCGACCTCTCGGCCCTCGCCCACCGATATGCGGCCGAATACGCGACCTACAAGGCTGACAGGAAGACAACCGGCAGCCTGGACATCCGGAAGATCCCGGGCGTGAACCATCCGGTCTTCAAGGACAAGCCCGTGAACCATGACCCGCGTGAGGTCTTCGTGCGCGAGTTGTTCGGGCGCCGCGAGGAATACAACGTCTTCCATGAGTACTACCAGGAACTCGTGAGAGCGCTGTACGAGACCGGCGTCTCGCGCACCGTCTACTGCGTTAATATCGATGCGGTGATCGCAGCCCTGCTCCTCAAGATGCTGTGGCAACCCTACCGGGACGGCGATCTGACGAAGGAGGCTCTCGAGACGAGCGCGTTCACGATCTTCCTCTATGCCCGGATGCTCGGATGCGCATCCGAGATCGACGACCACCTCAACCGGGGTCGCAACATGGATACGCGGACGGCAGCGTCCAAGTGCCAGTACGTATCCTGA